Proteins encoded within one genomic window of Novipirellula galeiformis:
- a CDS encoding formylmethanofuran dehydrogenase subunit C, protein MNSWLLELRNEVNQDVDASPLTLLDLAACHDADQVNRIQLRCGDQTRDVGELFSVSKSTAKNELRICGNLKRFHRLGIQHRVGRIVVEGDVGHYAGAMMSGGELLVSGSAGDFLAAPVDAYRSGMSAGRIRVHGSVGHYAGHRLRRGEIVVEGSAGDFLASHTIAGTIVVAGDVVGNCGYAMRRGTLILNALPTTSRTRFSPPIESQSPFFALLAKELSAADKTQPYQAFACKKASQLVEQIADQGYQSIRGDFAVGGQGEIISPG, encoded by the coding sequence GTGAACAGCTGGCTTTTAGAATTACGCAACGAAGTGAACCAAGACGTCGATGCCTCTCCATTAACGCTGCTGGATCTCGCGGCTTGCCACGATGCCGATCAAGTCAACCGAATCCAACTGCGGTGTGGTGATCAGACGCGAGACGTGGGCGAACTGTTTTCGGTTTCAAAATCGACTGCCAAAAATGAATTGCGGATCTGCGGAAATTTGAAACGATTCCACCGACTGGGCATCCAACATCGCGTGGGCCGAATCGTCGTCGAAGGGGACGTGGGCCACTACGCCGGGGCGATGATGTCCGGCGGCGAATTACTCGTCTCGGGATCGGCGGGTGACTTTCTCGCCGCCCCGGTCGATGCCTATCGCAGCGGCATGTCCGCGGGCCGAATCAGGGTGCATGGCTCGGTCGGCCACTACGCAGGCCATCGCCTGCGTCGCGGTGAAATCGTGGTCGAAGGCTCGGCAGGCGACTTTTTGGCCAGCCACACGATCGCGGGAACCATCGTGGTTGCTGGCGATGTCGTAGGCAACTGCGGCTACGCGATGCGACGCGGAACGCTAATCCTAAACGCGCTCCCGACAACCAGCCGCACTCGATTCAGCCCTCCGATCGAGTCCCAATCGCCGTTCTTCGCGCTGCTCGCCAAGGAACTCTCTGCAGCGGATAAAACGCAACCTTACCAAGCATTTGCTTGCAAAAAAGCGAGTCAATTGGTCGAGCAGATTGCCGACCAGGGTTACCAATCGATACGGGGCGACTTTGCGGTCGGCGGCCAAGGCGAGATCATTTCCCCCGGCTAA
- a CDS encoding PSD1 and planctomycete cytochrome C domain-containing protein: MKKAFAFALLASLLVARVDGATIDFVRDVRPIFQKHCYSCHGEAKQKSDLRLDIKSEAFKGGAGYGPIVVPGNVEESPLLELVTTDDEDSRMPPEGVGLSAAEIDTLTKWVEQNAVWPDGVDLAELEDRLDHWSFKPVTQPLPPAVSDETWTRNAIDSFVLAKLQREGLTPSPPADAVTWLRRVTLDLTGLPPTPEQVTAFLQHSNAADNDNAYEAVVDRLLQSPRYGERWAQHWLDVVRYADTHGFEVNTERPNAWPYRDYVIEAFNNDIPYDRFIREQIVGDAVGADAATGFLITASVLLPGQIGRDAPSIRLARQDALDEIVVNITQTFLGLSVGCARCHDHKFDPISQHDYYAMQAFVSGVEYADRELKPHDSEARAIEALELKKELADVHQQLALFTPLAGVGIERPPINARMNSDRFAAQKSKRVRFTIHATNKLEPCIDELEVFDTGGRNVALASLGTKVTSSGNTTVANRHELRLINDGNYGNSQSWMSNETGKGWVVLEFDETHEIERVAWGRDREGKFADRLAIDYTIEVADLEGQWTKVADASDRAEFVPNKNTPVPFSYDGLSDDEARRAKTLLNRQHELEKQLAKITEIPKAFAGNFRKPDAIHLLNRGDPEQPEERVQPAVLSSFDDLSLPADANEQQRRIALADWIASPSHPLTARVMVNRIWQSHFGMGIVETASDFGRMGTPPSHPELLDWLTQQFTQSGWSIKQMHRMIVLSATYRQSTQANPAAASKDADVRWLWRYPSRRVDAETIRDSMLMTAGRLDLTMGGRGFDLFNQRGGLSGFTPVESFSGEGLKRMIYAHKVRRERDAVFGAFDCPDGGQSTARRIESTTPIQALNLFNSVFTLEQSAAFAGRVQTEIAEDVDQQIRRVYQIALNRDPQADEVSEAQSVVHEHGLATLCRALYNSNEFLFLP, from the coding sequence ATGAAGAAAGCGTTTGCCTTCGCCCTGCTTGCGAGCCTTCTGGTGGCCCGAGTCGACGGCGCGACGATCGATTTCGTTCGCGACGTGCGGCCCATTTTCCAAAAACACTGCTATTCGTGTCACGGGGAAGCAAAGCAAAAAAGTGATCTGCGATTGGACATTAAATCCGAGGCCTTCAAAGGCGGTGCCGGCTATGGGCCGATCGTCGTGCCGGGCAACGTCGAGGAGAGTCCCTTATTGGAATTGGTCACCACCGACGACGAAGACTCCCGGATGCCTCCAGAGGGCGTTGGGCTCTCTGCCGCAGAGATTGACACGCTGACAAAGTGGGTCGAACAAAACGCCGTCTGGCCCGATGGCGTCGACCTCGCCGAACTCGAAGACCGACTCGACCATTGGTCCTTCAAACCGGTTACCCAACCGCTGCCTCCGGCGGTATCCGACGAGACGTGGACACGCAATGCCATCGACTCATTTGTACTGGCCAAACTCCAACGTGAGGGATTAACGCCATCACCGCCCGCCGATGCGGTAACGTGGCTGCGCCGGGTGACGTTGGATTTGACCGGATTGCCACCCACGCCCGAACAGGTCACCGCGTTTTTGCAGCACTCCAACGCAGCTGACAACGACAACGCTTACGAGGCCGTCGTCGACCGGCTGCTGCAATCGCCTCGTTACGGCGAACGCTGGGCCCAACATTGGTTGGACGTCGTGCGCTACGCCGACACCCATGGGTTTGAGGTCAATACCGAACGCCCTAATGCGTGGCCCTACCGCGACTATGTGATTGAGGCCTTCAACAACGACATCCCGTACGATCGCTTCATCCGCGAACAAATCGTCGGCGATGCCGTGGGCGCCGACGCCGCCACCGGCTTTTTAATCACCGCCTCGGTGCTGTTGCCGGGACAGATCGGAAGAGATGCCCCCTCGATCCGACTCGCCCGCCAGGACGCATTGGACGAGATTGTCGTCAACATCACGCAAACCTTTCTTGGCTTGAGCGTTGGATGTGCGCGATGCCACGACCACAAATTTGACCCCATTTCCCAGCACGACTATTACGCGATGCAGGCGTTCGTGTCGGGAGTCGAATATGCCGACCGGGAGCTCAAGCCACACGACTCAGAAGCACGCGCAATCGAGGCTCTAGAGTTAAAAAAGGAACTGGCCGACGTCCACCAGCAACTCGCTCTTTTCACACCGCTGGCCGGTGTCGGCATCGAGCGACCGCCGATCAATGCGCGGATGAATTCCGATCGTTTCGCGGCGCAGAAATCCAAACGCGTCCGCTTCACGATCCACGCCACCAACAAACTCGAACCGTGCATTGACGAACTCGAAGTTTTCGACACTGGCGGTCGCAATGTCGCTCTTGCCAGCCTAGGGACGAAAGTCACCTCGTCGGGCAATACCACCGTCGCCAACCGCCATGAATTGCGATTGATCAACGATGGTAACTACGGCAATTCACAAAGTTGGATGTCCAACGAGACCGGCAAAGGTTGGGTCGTGCTCGAGTTTGATGAGACGCATGAGATCGAGCGTGTCGCGTGGGGGCGGGATCGAGAGGGCAAGTTTGCCGACCGGTTGGCGATCGACTACACGATCGAAGTGGCCGACCTCGAGGGACAATGGACGAAGGTGGCCGATGCCTCGGATCGGGCCGAATTTGTACCGAATAAGAACACCCCGGTTCCCTTTTCCTACGACGGTCTGAGCGACGATGAAGCTCGCAGGGCCAAGACGTTGTTGAACCGCCAACACGAACTCGAAAAACAGCTTGCCAAAATCACTGAGATTCCGAAGGCGTTTGCAGGAAACTTCCGCAAACCGGATGCCATTCATCTGCTTAACCGCGGCGACCCCGAGCAACCCGAGGAGAGGGTCCAACCCGCCGTGCTCAGCTCCTTCGACGACCTCTCGCTTCCTGCGGACGCTAACGAACAACAGCGGCGGATCGCCTTGGCGGACTGGATCGCAAGTCCCTCTCATCCGCTGACCGCGCGGGTGATGGTGAACCGCATTTGGCAAAGCCACTTTGGCATGGGAATCGTCGAGACGGCCAGCGATTTTGGCCGCATGGGAACTCCCCCTTCGCATCCCGAATTGCTCGATTGGTTGACCCAACAATTCACTCAGTCGGGTTGGTCGATCAAACAGATGCATCGCATGATCGTGTTATCGGCCACCTACCGACAATCGACTCAAGCCAACCCCGCCGCGGCCAGCAAGGATGCCGACGTGCGTTGGCTTTGGCGTTATCCATCGCGACGGGTCGACGCCGAAACGATTCGCGATTCAATGCTAATGACCGCCGGGCGACTAGACCTAACGATGGGAGGCCGGGGCTTCGATCTCTTCAATCAACGCGGGGGGCTATCCGGTTTCACACCGGTTGAATCGTTCAGCGGCGAGGGACTCAAGCGAATGATCTACGCTCACAAGGTTCGCCGTGAACGCGATGCGGTCTTTGGCGCCTTCGATTGTCCCGATGGTGGCCAGAGCACCGCTCGCCGGATTGAATCGACCACGCCGATCCAAGCCCTCAATTTGTTCAACAGTGTTTTTACTCTCGAACAATCCGCCGCCTTTGCGGGCCGTGTGCAAACCGAGATTGCCGAGGATGTCGACCAACAAATTCGACGCGTCTACCAGATCGCTCTGAACCGTGATCCTCAAGCCGACGAAGTTTCCGAGGCTCAAAGCGTCGTCCACGAGCACGGCTTAGCGACGCTTTGCCGAGCCCTCTATAACAGCAACGAGTTCTTGTTTTTGCCCTAG
- a CDS encoding hemerythrin domain-containing protein, translating into MNNNATSTRRLAVNAAFLKDIKDDNHHLKVLIDKIGPMVSHPKIAANHWTELVELFAELRDQLALHFSLEEAFGYFDEAIDTSPELSTNAEALRSQHTSLFEAIRHLTESASELTTEHEDRISRVIVRYDTFLRAFATHEEAELKLILEAFDDDIGVGD; encoded by the coding sequence ATGAACAACAATGCAACATCGACTCGACGATTAGCTGTCAACGCGGCGTTTCTAAAAGATATCAAAGACGACAACCATCATCTCAAAGTGCTGATTGATAAAATTGGCCCGATGGTATCGCATCCCAAAATCGCAGCGAACCATTGGACCGAGCTGGTCGAGTTGTTTGCGGAGCTCCGCGACCAGCTTGCGCTTCACTTTTCACTCGAAGAAGCCTTTGGCTATTTTGATGAAGCGATCGACACTTCACCGGAATTAAGCACCAATGCGGAAGCGCTCCGCAGTCAACACACGTCGTTGTTTGAAGCGATTCGACACTTAACCGAATCGGCCAGCGAGCTAACCACCGAGCATGAAGATCGGATCTCGCGCGTGATTGTTCGTTACGACACGTTTTTGCGTGCGTTTGCCACACACGAAGAAGCCGAATTGAAGCTCATTCTCGAAGCATTCGACGATGATATCGGCGTCGGCGACTGA
- a CDS encoding formylmethanofuran dehydrogenase subunit A, translated as MLTLIQGGHVIDPASAIDGRCDLWIRDQTIVEPVNDRPPHHTIDATGCVVMAGAIDMHTHIGGGKLTLARLLLQDQFPRGSERTSEFLPAASVVGQRYLDMGYTTCFEPAVIPCNARSAHAEMADVNGIDTGGYCLLGNDDVLLQLLSEDSPQAIINDYVAWMVAATKCIAVKVVNPGGISAFKFNTRTFDVNTPHPKYGVTPSTIIRRLCRAVHEIGLAHPLHVHCSNLGVPGNIASTLATIEAAHGLPIHLTHAQFHSYGNAGTYKMSSAAEPLARALQAHPNVTIDVGQVMFGQTVTISADSMHQYDNHTRAKPRKSVLVDVECEAGCGVVPFRYHRKKYVHSLQWAIGLELFLMIDDPKRVFLTTDHPNGGPFTAYPHLIRLLGDRSYRETALAEIEPEAAAASQLSGMSREYSLHDIATMTRSAPAALLGLNKVGSLRPDCHADIVIYRKQDNLERMFAEPEYVIRRGSVVRGCGSVDAATIPATTHTADVHFDANAIPGLAQRYAQQGTMAMQRLMISDDEMEGVLGTKLEKHAAVRSGK; from the coding sequence ATGTTGACGCTCATTCAGGGAGGGCACGTCATCGATCCCGCTTCGGCAATCGATGGCCGATGCGATCTATGGATCCGTGACCAAACGATCGTTGAGCCTGTCAATGATCGGCCGCCCCATCATACGATTGATGCCACGGGCTGCGTGGTCATGGCGGGTGCCATCGACATGCACACGCACATCGGCGGCGGCAAACTCACGCTGGCACGACTGCTGCTCCAAGACCAATTCCCGCGTGGCAGCGAGCGGACGAGCGAATTCTTGCCCGCCGCGAGCGTCGTCGGCCAACGCTATCTCGACATGGGCTACACAACCTGTTTCGAACCCGCCGTCATCCCCTGTAACGCGCGTTCGGCTCACGCCGAGATGGCGGATGTCAACGGCATTGATACCGGAGGGTATTGCTTGCTCGGCAACGATGATGTGCTGCTGCAACTGCTATCCGAAGATTCGCCCCAAGCAATCATCAATGACTACGTTGCGTGGATGGTAGCCGCAACGAAGTGCATTGCGGTTAAAGTCGTCAACCCCGGCGGCATCAGTGCGTTCAAGTTCAACACGCGAACGTTTGACGTCAACACGCCTCATCCCAAGTATGGAGTGACGCCGTCGACCATCATTCGCCGCTTATGCCGAGCGGTTCACGAGATCGGTTTGGCTCATCCGTTGCACGTTCATTGCAGCAACCTTGGGGTGCCGGGCAACATCGCCTCGACGCTGGCCACGATCGAGGCCGCTCATGGTTTACCGATCCATCTGACGCACGCTCAATTCCACAGCTACGGTAATGCGGGAACGTACAAGATGTCCTCTGCGGCGGAGCCTTTGGCTCGCGCCCTGCAAGCCCATCCCAACGTGACGATAGATGTGGGCCAAGTCATGTTCGGCCAAACCGTCACGATCAGCGCCGATTCAATGCACCAATACGACAACCACACGCGCGCCAAACCGCGAAAGTCGGTGTTGGTCGACGTGGAGTGCGAAGCGGGCTGTGGCGTGGTCCCGTTTCGCTACCATCGCAAGAAATATGTACACAGCTTGCAATGGGCGATTGGCTTGGAATTATTCTTGATGATCGACGATCCCAAGCGAGTCTTCTTAACAACCGACCACCCCAACGGCGGACCGTTCACCGCGTATCCGCATCTGATTCGCTTGCTCGGTGACCGCTCGTATCGCGAAACCGCGCTGGCGGAAATTGAGCCCGAAGCCGCTGCGGCTAGCCAATTGTCGGGGATGTCACGTGAATACAGCTTGCATGACATTGCCACCATGACCCGATCGGCACCGGCGGCCCTGCTGGGGTTGAACAAAGTCGGCAGCCTCCGCCCCGATTGCCATGCCGATATTGTGATCTACCGTAAACAGGACAACTTGGAACGGATGTTCGCCGAGCCCGAGTATGTGATTCGCCGCGGAAGCGTTGTTCGTGGCTGCGGCAGCGTCGATGCGGCGACGATCCCAGCCACGACCCACACCGCCGACGTCCACTTCGATGCCAACGCGATTCCCGGATTAGCCCAGCGCTACGCTCAACAGGGAACCATGGCGATGCAGCGGTTGATGATCAGCGACGATGAAATGGAAGGCGTGTTAGGGACCAAGCTAGAAAAACACGCAGCGGTCCGCTCAGGAAAATAG
- a CDS encoding ABC transporter ATP-binding protein codes for MIEVQHLRKIYDRHWAVDGVSFQLQKGQVCGVVGENGAGKTTVMRCLAGLIPASDGSICVAGYDAKLDLIELKRRLAYVPDDPPLFDDLTVGQHLEMIGRLYQVEDFYPKATQLLTQFQLLDKVDAGATTLSRGMRQKLAVCCAYLFDPAVLLLDEPMTGLDPPGIRELLASVRERAQAGATVMISSHLLPMIEGICTHYLVMKRGEAKFFGTAEDLRLAYPGNASLEDAYFAASENEPIAVAAVAMPTSTTMEGVV; via the coding sequence ATGATCGAAGTTCAACATTTGCGAAAGATTTACGACCGGCATTGGGCCGTCGATGGCGTTTCGTTTCAGTTGCAGAAAGGTCAGGTGTGCGGGGTCGTTGGCGAAAACGGTGCCGGAAAGACGACCGTGATGCGGTGTTTGGCGGGATTGATTCCAGCCTCTGACGGATCGATTTGCGTCGCCGGATATGACGCGAAGCTTGATTTGATTGAGTTGAAACGTCGTTTAGCGTACGTCCCTGATGATCCGCCGCTGTTTGATGATTTGACGGTCGGCCAGCATCTAGAAATGATCGGACGTTTGTATCAAGTCGAAGATTTTTATCCCAAAGCGACTCAACTGCTGACTCAGTTTCAATTGTTGGACAAGGTCGATGCCGGCGCGACGACGTTGTCGCGTGGTATGCGTCAAAAGTTAGCGGTGTGTTGTGCCTACTTGTTCGATCCCGCCGTGTTGTTACTTGATGAACCGATGACGGGACTCGACCCACCGGGGATTCGTGAACTTTTGGCTTCGGTTCGCGAGCGTGCTCAAGCGGGAGCCACGGTCATGATCAGCAGCCATTTGTTGCCGATGATTGAAGGGATTTGCACCCACTATCTGGTGATGAAGCGGGGGGAAGCGAAGTTCTTCGGCACGGCGGAAGATTTGAGATTGGCCTATCCGGGGAACGCTTCGTTGGAGGATGCGTATTTTGCGGCAAGTGAAAATGAACCGATCGCGGTTGCTGCCGTGGCGATGCCAACCTCAACCACGATGGAAGGGGTTGTATGA
- the panB gene encoding 3-methyl-2-oxobutanoate hydroxymethyltransferase: MSPSSPSSSSSSSSRVTTRSLQRMREDGKTITMLTAYDFPTAAILDEAGIDILLVGDSLAMVVQGHETTLPVTMDQMLYHAEMVGRAAQRAMVVVDLPFPEGQREISRSVDCAARVLKETKCHAVKLEGGAEQAERIETLVTAGIPVMAHVGLRPQNIHVDGGYRVHRDVDSLVVDAVAAEKAGAFAILIECVTVAAGKAVTEAVSVPTIGIGAGPHTTGQVLVTNDLIGLTQGYTPKFVRKIADASTLIRDAATTYRDAVDDGSFPGASESF, encoded by the coding sequence ATGTCACCTTCATCGCCCTCTTCATCGTCCTCTTCATCGTCGCGAGTGACCACGCGATCGCTTCAGCGAATGCGTGAGGATGGAAAAACCATCACGATGTTGACCGCTTACGATTTCCCCACCGCCGCTATCTTAGACGAAGCGGGAATCGATATTTTACTTGTGGGCGATTCACTTGCGATGGTTGTGCAAGGCCACGAGACCACGTTGCCGGTCACGATGGACCAAATGCTCTATCACGCCGAGATGGTCGGCCGCGCGGCACAGCGAGCGATGGTGGTGGTGGATTTACCGTTCCCCGAAGGGCAGCGTGAGATTTCACGCAGCGTCGATTGTGCCGCCCGCGTGCTGAAGGAAACCAAATGTCATGCTGTCAAGCTCGAAGGAGGCGCTGAACAAGCCGAGCGAATCGAGACGTTGGTCACGGCCGGAATTCCGGTGATGGCGCATGTGGGGCTGCGGCCTCAGAATATCCATGTCGATGGCGGTTACCGAGTGCATCGTGACGTCGATTCGTTGGTCGTCGATGCCGTGGCTGCTGAAAAAGCGGGCGCCTTCGCCATCTTGATCGAATGTGTCACCGTGGCAGCCGGAAAAGCGGTGACCGAAGCGGTCTCGGTGCCGACCATCGGGATCGGCGCAGGGCCGCATACGACCGGTCAGGTGCTCGTCACCAACGATTTAATCGGTTTGACCCAGGGGTATACGCCGAAGTTTGTGCGGAAAATCGCTGATGCATCCACGCTGATTCGCGACGCCGCGACGACGTATCGTGACGCCGTCGACGACGGATCCTTCCCTGGTGCAAGTGAATCGTTTTAG
- the fhcD gene encoding formylmethanofuran--tetrahydromethanopterin N-formyltransferase: MDEGFQINGIRIDATFAEAFDMKATRLVVTAEDHYWVSAAAAAMTGFGTSVIGCGIEIAVERELAPAHTPDGRPGVAILAFTVSGKDMEKQISRRAGQCILTCPTTALYAGIEETDPKSDKRIPLGKSLRYFGDGHQISKMIRGRRYWRIPVMDGEFVCDHEVPRIDGIGGGNFIMLGNSTRAVSTACRAAVDAIRPLQGSITPFPGGATRSGSKVGSKYPALSASTNDAFCPTLRTCATSSELMRDESVGMEIVIDGLSDEAIATAMRAGIEAACHADTEGGLLRITAGNYGGKLGRHHFHLAEILK, encoded by the coding sequence ATGGATGAAGGCTTCCAAATCAACGGAATTCGTATCGACGCCACCTTTGCCGAAGCGTTCGATATGAAGGCAACTCGCTTGGTCGTCACGGCGGAGGATCATTACTGGGTGTCCGCCGCCGCCGCCGCGATGACGGGGTTCGGCACCAGCGTGATTGGCTGCGGGATCGAAATCGCGGTCGAACGCGAACTCGCGCCCGCCCACACACCCGATGGACGGCCGGGTGTCGCGATCTTGGCCTTTACCGTTTCGGGAAAGGACATGGAGAAACAGATCTCGCGCCGCGCCGGGCAATGCATTTTGACTTGTCCCACCACCGCTCTCTACGCCGGGATCGAGGAAACCGACCCCAAGTCCGACAAACGCATCCCGCTGGGAAAATCGCTCCGCTACTTCGGGGACGGTCATCAAATCAGCAAGATGATCCGTGGACGACGTTATTGGCGTATTCCAGTCATGGATGGTGAATTTGTTTGCGACCATGAAGTACCGCGTATCGATGGCATTGGCGGCGGAAATTTCATCATGCTGGGCAATTCCACCCGAGCCGTTTCAACCGCATGTCGAGCCGCCGTCGACGCGATACGGCCACTCCAAGGCAGCATCACTCCGTTCCCAGGCGGCGCAACACGCAGCGGTTCGAAAGTCGGTTCAAAGTACCCTGCCCTGTCGGCTTCAACGAACGACGCCTTTTGCCCTACGCTGCGTACTTGCGCTACGTCATCGGAATTGATGCGTGATGAATCGGTCGGCATGGAGATTGTGATCGACGGGCTGTCGGACGAGGCGATCGCCACCGCGATGCGAGCCGGAATCGAAGCGGCATGCCATGCCGATACCGAGGGCGGATTGCTGCGTATCACCGCGGGCAATTATGGAGGCAAACTCGGACGCCATCATTTTCACCTAGCGGAGATTCTAAAGTGA
- a CDS encoding redoxin domain-containing protein: protein MPSPVKADATLGIGSPAPAIDVEHWLQDGKGFFKPVTKFEKGKVYVIEFWATWCGPCVMSMPHLAELQNQFRGQNVQIISVSDEEVEEVKEFLARENEELKQTFEQITSAYCLTTDPDRSVYKDYMDAAKQQGIPTSFIVGKDAHVEWIGHPMEMEEPLQKVVNDAWDREAFKKAMEAKQQLEAAIEQISKLAGAGKFDDAIKLVEKQITLTDDPSLIGNLKDFRASLMLSAGHVTDEVVQYYRERLADMKGNWMSLGQFGYSLTAVVQQGGKVGPLAAEAVAALAPIADKADPEAQPLVYHILAQLSKVDNKLDEAIAFQQKSVELSDDRQKKRMQLFLDELTPDKESENDEK, encoded by the coding sequence ATGCCATCACCGGTCAAGGCCGATGCCACCCTGGGCATCGGATCACCCGCCCCCGCAATCGATGTCGAGCATTGGTTGCAGGACGGCAAGGGATTCTTCAAACCAGTGACTAAGTTCGAGAAGGGCAAAGTCTATGTCATTGAATTTTGGGCAACTTGGTGTGGCCCGTGCGTGATGAGCATGCCGCATCTCGCCGAACTGCAAAATCAATTCCGAGGCCAAAACGTTCAAATCATCAGCGTCTCGGACGAAGAAGTCGAAGAGGTCAAGGAGTTTTTGGCCCGTGAGAACGAAGAATTGAAGCAAACGTTCGAGCAAATCACCTCGGCGTATTGCTTGACCACCGATCCCGATCGCTCGGTCTACAAAGACTACATGGACGCAGCGAAGCAACAGGGCATCCCGACCTCGTTTATCGTTGGCAAAGATGCCCACGTTGAATGGATTGGGCACCCCATGGAAATGGAAGAGCCTCTGCAAAAAGTGGTTAACGACGCTTGGGATCGCGAAGCGTTCAAGAAGGCGATGGAAGCCAAGCAACAGCTTGAAGCCGCCATCGAACAAATTTCGAAGTTGGCCGGAGCTGGCAAGTTCGACGACGCGATCAAGCTCGTCGAGAAACAAATCACCTTGACCGATGACCCATCGCTGATCGGCAACCTGAAAGATTTCCGCGCTAGTTTGATGCTTTCGGCGGGGCACGTCACCGATGAAGTGGTGCAGTACTATCGCGAACGTCTGGCCGACATGAAGGGTAACTGGATGTCGCTAGGCCAATTCGGCTACTCGCTCACCGCCGTGGTTCAACAAGGTGGCAAGGTCGGCCCGTTGGCTGCCGAAGCCGTCGCCGCATTGGCTCCGATCGCCGACAAGGCTGACCCCGAAGCACAACCTCTCGTCTACCACATCTTGGCACAACTTTCCAAAGTGGATAACAAGCTGGATGAAGCGATCGCGTTCCAACAAAAATCGGTCGAGCTGAGCGATGATCGTCAAAAGAAACGAATGCAATTGTTTCTCGATGAATTGACGCCCGATAAAGAAAGCGAAAACGACGAGAAGTAA
- a CDS encoding DUF1501 domain-containing protein: MNIHDQSLPIVGFDQLNRRGFLSNTATALGSVALLDLLGGNRSYASQPAIDPARPFIARAPHYPAKAENVVVIFCAGAVSQLETWDYKPDLIPLDGKPLPGGPAVTFQGPAGNLARPQYKFRQRGQTGKWVSDMIPHLAELTDDIAFVHSLTSNSNTHGPAENFLSTGNILDGFPSLGSWATYALGSENANLPAYVAIPDPRGVPQNGSNNWGPGFLPAAFQGTPLSSKAPIRHLRPTGVSSAADEATRSLLQNMNDRHLQQHPGDGKLAARIASYELAARMQLSVPEITDLSSEPAHILKSYGADDESNPTRAAFARNCILARRMIERGVRFVQLFNGAYASGGELNWDGHSKLKEQYDKHAAILDQPAAAMIKDMKARGLLENTLVVWCTEFGRMPFFQKGALGRDHNPDGFTCWMTGAGVKPGVSHGMTDEIGQKAVQDIHPLYDFNATILHLLGLDHERLTFEHNGVQRRLTNVEGHVIHEILA, from the coding sequence ATGAACATTCATGATCAATCACTACCGATCGTTGGCTTTGACCAACTGAATCGACGCGGTTTCCTCTCCAACACCGCCACGGCCCTCGGTTCGGTTGCACTCCTCGATCTACTCGGGGGCAACCGCTCGTATGCTTCGCAACCGGCGATCGATCCCGCACGACCGTTCATTGCTCGAGCGCCGCACTACCCCGCAAAAGCGGAGAATGTCGTTGTCATCTTCTGCGCCGGCGCGGTCAGCCAACTGGAGACCTGGGACTACAAACCCGATCTCATCCCGCTCGACGGAAAACCACTGCCCGGCGGCCCGGCGGTGACATTTCAGGGCCCGGCTGGAAACCTGGCGCGACCGCAATACAAATTTCGTCAGCGTGGGCAAACCGGCAAATGGGTCAGCGACATGATTCCGCATCTCGCGGAATTGACCGATGACATCGCCTTCGTTCACTCGTTGACCAGCAACAGCAACACGCATGGTCCCGCCGAAAACTTTCTGTCCACTGGTAACATTTTGGACGGCTTCCCCAGCCTCGGATCCTGGGCCACCTATGCGCTCGGCAGCGAGAACGCAAACCTGCCCGCGTACGTCGCCATCCCCGATCCCCGCGGCGTCCCCCAAAACGGATCCAACAACTGGGGCCCTGGTTTTCTGCCCGCCGCGTTTCAAGGCACCCCGCTGTCCTCGAAAGCCCCGATTCGCCACCTCCGCCCCACCGGAGTGAGCTCGGCGGCGGACGAAGCGACGCGGTCCTTATTGCAAAACATGAACGATCGGCATCTGCAACAGCATCCCGGCGATGGCAAATTGGCGGCTCGGATCGCCAGCTACGAGCTTGCGGCGCGGATGCAATTGAGCGTACCGGAGATCACCGACCTCAGCTCCGAGCCGGCTCATATCCTGAAAAGCTACGGTGCCGACGATGAATCGAATCCGACGCGAGCCGCGTTCGCTCGCAACTGCATCCTCGCGCGGCGGATGATTGAACGCGGGGTACGTTTTGTCCAGCTCTTTAATGGTGCCTACGCCAGCGGCGGAGAGCTGAATTGGGACGGCCATAGCAAGCTGAAAGAACAATACGACAAACACGCTGCGATCTTAGACCAACCCGCCGCCGCGATGATCAAAGACATGAAGGCGCGTGGATTGCTGGAAAACACCTTGGTGGTTTGGTGCACTGAGTTCGGCCGCATGCCATTCTTTCAAAAAGGGGCATTGGGCCGCGACCATAATCCCGATGGCTTTACCTGCTGGATGACTGGCGCGGGAGTGAAACCCGGCGTCAGCCACGGGATGACGGATGAAATCGGTCAAAAAGCGGTGCAAGACATCCATCCGCTGTACGACTTTAACGCCACGATCTTACATCTATTGGGACTCGATCACGAACGGCTGACGTTCGAGCACAACGGCGTCCAGCGACGCTTGACCAACGTCGAAGGCCACGTGATCCACGAAATCTTGGCGTGA